The Antarcticibacterium sp. 1MA-6-2 genome has a window encoding:
- a CDS encoding cyclase family protein has product MKAEITYNNKKYKIDLSRPLDCSIGLRGDNKNPVAWYLDAPKIQAVKGEGFVGKVSEGGSVNFNSIHFNPHAHATHTECVGHITREFISINESLKTFFFTARLISVEPERRGEDHIITEELISKKVKPGEVDAIVIRTLPNYIEKRTRHYSHTNWPYLSEATAKYIRDCGIKHLLIDLPSVDREEDGGKLLAHKAFWDYPKNTRINSTITELIYVPNKIEDGDYLLNLQVASFENDAAPSRPVLYKIE; this is encoded by the coding sequence ATGAAAGCAGAAATAACCTACAACAATAAAAAATATAAAATTGATCTCTCCAGACCTCTGGATTGTTCTATTGGTTTAAGAGGAGACAATAAAAATCCTGTGGCCTGGTATCTTGATGCCCCAAAAATACAGGCTGTAAAAGGTGAAGGCTTTGTGGGTAAAGTAAGCGAGGGAGGATCAGTAAATTTTAATAGTATACATTTTAACCCGCATGCACATGCCACCCATACAGAATGTGTTGGACATATAACGAGGGAATTTATCAGCATAAATGAAAGCCTCAAAACTTTCTTTTTCACAGCCAGATTAATATCTGTTGAACCGGAAAGAAGAGGAGAGGACCACATCATTACTGAAGAACTGATCAGCAAAAAAGTAAAGCCCGGGGAAGTAGATGCTATAGTAATTAGAACTCTTCCCAATTATATTGAAAAACGGACCCGGCATTACTCACACACCAACTGGCCATACCTCTCTGAAGCCACAGCAAAATACATCAGGGATTGCGGAATAAAACATTTACTTATTGATCTGCCTTCCGTAGACAGGGAAGAGGACGGAGGCAAATTACTGGCACATAAAGCTTTTTGGGACTACCCAAAGAATACCAGGATCAATTCCACTATTACAGAACTTATTTATGTTCCTAATAAGATAGAAGACGGAGATTATTTACTTAATCTTCAGGTGGCATCTTTTGAAAATGATGCGGCACCTTCAAGGCCTGTTTTATATAAAATTGAATAA
- the rpsI gene encoding 30S ribosomal protein S9, with protein MDVIHKIGRRKTAVARVYVNQGKGNITVNKKDLNEYFTTGPLIFKVMQPLNMTNNEENFDIKVNVYGGGITGQAEAIRLALSRAMVELDAENRAILKPEGLMTRDPRMVERKKFGQKKARKKFQFSKR; from the coding sequence ATGGACGTTATTCACAAAATTGGCCGTAGAAAAACGGCTGTTGCAAGGGTATATGTTAATCAGGGAAAAGGTAACATTACTGTTAACAAAAAAGATCTAAACGAGTATTTCACAACAGGACCTCTTATCTTCAAGGTAATGCAGCCTCTTAACATGACTAATAACGAAGAGAACTTCGATATTAAAGTTAATGTATACGGTGGTGGTATCACAGGTCAGGCAGAAGCTATCCGTCTTGCTCTTTCCAGAGCTATGGTTGAGCTTGATGCAGAGAACCGTGCGATCCTTAAACCGGAAGGTTTAATGACAAGAGACCCAAGAATGGTAGAGCGTAAGAAATTCGGACAGAAGAAAGCGCGTAAGAAATTCCAGTTCTCTAAGCGTTAA
- a CDS encoding AI-2E family transporter, which produces MLIASYFRGFSTWLRKRTGWNSKITLSLSIFITLALAVGFFWLVGAKVSQQMAELEDNLPTLFEKVEKALNGSTIGHEIVEKGNEVRQSEDMATYISRFFATTFGFLGDIYIILIIGVFFTASPYMYKSGIIQLVPPKRREKANDVFEKLASGLKKWLAAKFLAMLAVFILTAIGLIILDIPMWLALALLAGLLNFVPNFGPLAAAIPAVLVALAISPSTALWVAGLYLVVQLLESSLINPQAQHHLIKIPPALIIISQLLVGSLTGIWGVIFATPLVLVIIILVQELYINQLNKNKEQQETAKAE; this is translated from the coding sequence GTGTTAATCGCCTCTTATTTTAGGGGATTTAGCACCTGGTTAAGGAAGAGGACAGGATGGAATTCAAAGATTACTCTTAGCCTTTCTATTTTCATTACCCTTGCATTAGCAGTTGGTTTCTTCTGGCTGGTGGGAGCAAAGGTGAGCCAGCAAATGGCGGAGCTGGAAGATAATCTGCCAACGCTATTTGAAAAGGTTGAAAAAGCTCTTAATGGCAGCACTATAGGACATGAGATTGTGGAAAAAGGAAATGAGGTCAGGCAGTCTGAAGATATGGCGACTTATATTTCCAGGTTTTTTGCTACCACTTTTGGTTTTCTGGGTGATATTTATATTATTCTGATAATAGGTGTTTTTTTTACTGCCTCTCCTTATATGTATAAATCGGGTATTATTCAACTTGTACCTCCAAAACGCAGAGAAAAGGCTAATGATGTTTTTGAAAAACTGGCTTCCGGACTAAAAAAATGGCTGGCTGCAAAATTTTTAGCCATGCTCGCTGTTTTTATTTTAACGGCAATTGGATTGATCATTTTGGATATTCCTATGTGGCTGGCTCTGGCCTTATTGGCCGGACTTCTTAATTTTGTTCCTAATTTTGGACCTTTGGCTGCAGCCATTCCCGCAGTATTGGTAGCACTGGCAATAAGTCCTTCAACTGCCTTATGGGTAGCAGGTCTCTACCTGGTGGTACAACTTCTGGAAAGCAGTTTGATCAATCCTCAGGCACAACATCACCTCATAAAAATACCACCCGCCCTTATCATTATTTCCCAGCTTTTAGTGGGATCCCTCACGGGAATTTGGGGAGTTATTTTTGCCACACCCCTCGTCCTGGTTATAATTATTCTTGTGCAGGAATTGTATATAAACCAACTAAATAAAAATAAAGAGCAACAAGAAACGGCAAAAGCGGAATAG
- a CDS encoding cyanophycinase codes for MIKGTLIPIGGNEDKGYHKANRFRLEYISKGILARVLLESGGKNSKILVVTTASGIPEEVGNMYIDAFRKLGCENVEPLYIGSKAEAEYEANLEKLRTVDCVLFSGGNQSKITTYIKKTEFHKILISRYKNEEFVVAGTSAGAMCMSSEMISGGSSKESFIKASTKMRQGMSLLPDIIIDTHFIQRGRFGRLSEAVARFPNKVGIGLAEDTGMVIKNGDECDIIGSGMVIIFDPGQLTHNNYKILKDGTPLTMRNLVTHVLSWGDKYFISDRRVEVMATSKSLI; via the coding sequence ATGATTAAAGGAACCCTCATCCCAATTGGAGGAAATGAAGATAAAGGCTATCATAAAGCCAACAGATTCAGGTTGGAATATATAAGTAAGGGCATACTTGCAAGAGTACTGCTTGAGAGCGGAGGAAAAAATTCAAAAATCCTTGTGGTAACCACCGCATCAGGTATACCCGAAGAAGTGGGAAATATGTACATTGATGCCTTCCGTAAACTTGGATGTGAGAATGTAGAACCTCTTTATATTGGTTCAAAGGCTGAAGCAGAGTACGAAGCCAACCTTGAGAAATTGCGTACTGTAGATTGCGTTTTATTTTCCGGAGGAAATCAGTCAAAAATTACCACTTATATTAAAAAAACTGAATTTCACAAGATCCTGATATCTCGTTATAAAAATGAAGAGTTCGTAGTGGCAGGTACAAGTGCTGGTGCGATGTGTATGTCTTCAGAAATGATCTCCGGCGGGAGCAGTAAAGAATCTTTCATAAAGGCTTCTACCAAAATGCGACAGGGAATGTCTCTACTTCCCGATATAATTATAGATACTCATTTTATCCAGCGAGGCCGCTTTGGAAGATTGTCTGAAGCCGTAGCAAGATTTCCCAATAAAGTGGGAATAGGCCTGGCTGAAGACACGGGAATGGTAATTAAAAATGGAGATGAATGTGATATTATAGGATCGGGAATGGTTATCATTTTTGATCCCGGACAATTAACACATAATAACTATAAGATCCTGAAGGACGGAACTCCCCTCACAATGCGCAATTTAGTAACTCATGTGCTCTCCTGGGGTGATAAATATTTTATATCTGATAGAAGAGTGGAGGTAATGGCTACTTCCAAAAGTTTGATCTAG